Genomic segment of Sodaliphilus pleomorphus:
GGCACAAGCGCGCCGAGCGCCTCGCGGCGGCCAGGAAGATAGTGGCCAGGGGGCAGGCCAACCCGCGCCGCTCGCAGCAGTCACCGCTCAACTACATAGAGACCATACACAAGACCGACGACGGACAGACGGCCGTCAAGACCGAGATGGTCATCAATGACGACATCCTAGGGCAGGAGGAGAAGCTCGACGGCTTCTACGCCTACGCCACCTCGCTCGACGACGAGGCCGCGTTCGTGCTCAAGGCACGCTCCTTCCATCACGAGATAGAGCACCTGTTCCGCACCACCAAGACCCACCTCGAGGCCAGACCCGTCTACCTCTCCAGGCAGGACCGCATCCGCTCCCACTTCCTCGTCTGCTTCCTCGCACTGCTGCTGCTCAAGCTCCTGCAAAAGCAGCTGGCCGACTCGTTCCCCGAGGCCTACAAGGAGCACCCCCTGACCGTCGACCAGCTGATCGACACTCTCCAGAACCTGCGCTTCGGACAAATCCAGGGACTGGGATACGTGCCCATGTTCCAGCGCACCAGCCTCACCGACCAACTGCAAGAGCTTGCCGGTGTGGAAGTTAACAAACAGATAATCACAAAAGCAGCGATGAACGCGTTCTACCGAAAGGTTAACAAAGGTTAATCCTTGCAGCACCGAAAAATTAGCTACATTACTTTACTATGTAAAGTATTGTGTAGTAACACGTTAATACAACAAACTGTCAAATTAGGAAAGGTACAAATAAAATTCGAAAAACTCACACCTTTTGGAGGAATTTTTTCAATCATGGAGAAATTTGACTCCATGCTTTCACCCGTTATCGACTCAACACTGGGTCAGAGATGCAGCAGTATCTTCGGATATCAGTTCAGCGAGATAGTCCGTTCGCTGATGAGCGTTTATTTCTGTGGCGGCTCATGCGTGGAAGACGTAACGTCACAACTGATGCGCCATCTCTCGTATCATCCTACCCTTCGTACATGCAGCTCTGATACCATCCTCAGAGCCATCAAGGAACTGACACAGGAAAACATCTCCTATACTTCCGACCAAGGCAAGACCTATGATTTCAATACTGCAGACAAACTCAACACATTGCTTATAAACGCTTTGGTTTCTACAGGCGAGTTGAAGGAAATTGAGGAATACGATGTTGACTTTGACCATCAGTTCCTTGAAACGGAGAAGTATGATGCAAAACCGACCTACAAAAAGTTCCTCGGCTACAGGCCTGGCGTATATGTTATCGGTGACAAGATAGTCTATATCGAGAACAGCGATGGTAACACGAATGTGCGTTTTCATCAGGCAGACACCCATAAGAGATTCTTCGCTCTTCTGGAATCCCAGAACATCCGTGTAAATCGCTTCAGGGCAGACTGCGGTTCCTGCTCGAAGGAAATCGTCAGTGAGATAGAGAAGCATTGCAAACATTTCTACATCCGTGCCAACCGATGCAGTTCGCTCTACAATGACATCTTTGCTCTGAGAGGATGGAAGACGGAGGAGATTAACGGCATCCAGTTCGAACTCAATTCCATTCTCGTTGAGAAATGGGAAGGCAAGTGCTATCGTCTTGTCATCCAGAGACAAAGACGCAACAGTGGCGACCTTGACCTGTGGGAAGGCGAATACACTTACCGTTGTATTCTGACCAACGATTACAAGTCATCGACAAGGGACATTGTTGAATTCTACAATCTGCGTGGCGGCAAGGAACGTATCTTTGACGACATGAACAACGGATTCGGTTGGAGCAGGCTCCCCAAGTCATTCATGGCGGAGAATACTGTCTTTCTTCTGCTTACTGCATTGATACACAATTTCTACAAGACCATCATGAGCAGGCTTGACACCAAGGCTTTTGGGCTCAAGAAAACGAGTCGCATAAAGGCTTTTGTCTTCAGATTCATCTCCGTACCTGCCAAGTGGATCATGACTGCAAGGCAATACGTGCTGAATATCTACACAGAGAACCGAGCTTATGCAAAACCCTTCAAAACAGAATTCGGATAAGAATCCTTTCTTTCCGGTTTGAATCTGCGTATTACCTCAAGTCGCATCGTGGGGTAAGGGGATGGTGGCTACATATTGATGTTGTGCTGTTGCTTTTTACTGAAAGCTGCTACTAACGACTCATAAATCTACCCTTAATCGTGTATTGGATGATAGTTGCGGATTTTAGGTATTATTATTTGTTTTGCAAATAGGGTTTCCTCATTTATTACAAAACTTATCCCCAATTGATAGCTGGTTGCCACATTTTGAACAAAAATTCTCCATTATTTAATTATCTCAATTTATTAACAACACTTACCAAAGCCTCAACAGCTTTTTGTTTGTTTTTAGTAAAGTACCATACTGAATTATTATCTTTTGTTTCCAGAAGCACACAGCCAAGAGATTTTAATTCATCTTCCAACAATTCCGTATCGCCTGTTAGATGAAACGTGCCATCCGTAATTTGAATGATTTTTAATGGCTTAACACGCTTAATGTTTATAAGCCCATCTGGAATGTCAATGTTGAATTTGATTGACTCTCCAGCACTATCTTGTGTTACATTGATTTGCATTTCTTTATTGTTTTATTAGTTTTTAGACCGTAAAGATACAAATATCTTCCAACCCCAGCCATACAATCAACTGATATTTCGCCAATTTTCTATTCTTATGAAAAGTATAAAACAGAATGGGATTATTCAAAACTATATGGTCTGGGCTGAATATTGGTTACGATAAAGCTTACAGCGACAGAATAGAACCTGACCCGCGGCAACCACTCGGAGTGTGCCGTGGTCACTACCGACCGTGCCGTGTTCAGTACGCTTCACGCTGAAATACAAGATTTAATCACCAACCATTCCGTTCCGCTCAATGACTTATTCAGCCAAAAAGCCAAGAATGGTTAGTGATTATAAAAGAAAACGGATTGGATCAGTCCAAATCGATGATTACAGAGTTGTCGAGCACATCACTTATTGGGACTCCATTTATCTTTAGCCCATTCCAAATTTGGGTCGGATTGTCAAATGTGGCGATAACTTCACCAGCGGATGCAGTTGAAGGCCCTACATCCGAGTCCGCTTTCTGCCATTCACATTTCCCGTCCCAATTCGGGTTGGGATAGATGCGGCGAACTTCAATAGGGGTTAACTCGGTTTCTATTGTGTAGAAGTTCCTGTCTTGCAACCAATAAAAGAGGATATTGTAGCCCACATCTTCCACACAATAGCGAAAAATGTATTCTGGGTAGTCGCTTTTTGCCGCTCTTTTCAGGCTATCTCCCCACCCCAAATCATCTTCATACAAATTTCGGTCTCCATTGTTCCCTACTTTCCAGAAATTTTTAATTAATATTTTCTTTTCCATATCTTTATGTTGTTATATTTTGAAAGTTTTTGCTAATGCCATGAGGCGTTTGTCCCGTGCAGAAAGCTCAAAACTGTTCTTTTTGTCGTGACGTTTCCGCCCAACCATACCAGAAGGGCTCCAATAATGAACGTGAGGTTTCTCCCGACCTTTGCCAAAGTCTACGCTTTTCACAAGCCGGTGATTTCGGTAGTAATGAATTGCCTCAATGCGATGACGTTCTTTTGAATATGCAAAGTAAGTAGTGTTCTTTGTATTCGAATACCTCGGAGTATGGTTGTTGGAGGTATTTCGCTTTGTATCACTTTAATATGACCAATAACACCAACACAAGAATATTCACGTTTCTCGGGAGGAATGCCTCCCGATTTGCCATAAATAGCTGAATAAGAACCTCTATCTCCCATTTCTTCTTGCCCTTTCAAATCTTTCAGGTAAAACAAAAACAACTTCGAGAGAAGCTGGCAGCTAAGGCAAGCATATAAACATTATTGCTTCCAGCATTGTCATGGAAACTGGCAATATCGGTCACTTCTCCAGTTGCAAGGTTGATCGTGGCAAGTTTCTGAGCGCCGTTTCTTATGCCATACATTGTGTTGGTGCTGTAGTCATAGGTCATGTCGGTAAGTTGTAAACCACTGCTGGCAATGAGGGAGCGCTGGCCTGTTTCCATGTCAATTGTATAAAGACCGTCGACTGTACTCTGAGTTCCAGCTTGAGTGACTTGGGCATACCACTTGTAGTTGTAATAAGTGCCTGCATAGCATATACCCATTTTGCTTTGGTCGGCAATCAACGAAATTGCCCGGGGATTGGATGTGTCAAATTTGACAGGGCCCCTGACACTTGCTGTCGAGCCTGCATCGCGCTGAAACGAGCGATAGGCATAGATGGTAGTTGCTTGGACTGCAAACATGTGCATGAACAAGACAAACAAAAAGATGTAGTTTAAGATGTAGTTTTTTTTCATAACATGATTTGTTTGATTATAGTTAATAAAAATTGAAACTAAAGTAGCAATATTAGTTTAATTCCACAACAAAACTTCTCTTTTTATTTTCCAATCATCACATTTTGCTTTTCTGTAAAAAGTCAAGATAGGGTTGCATTTTGGGGATGGAGCTGCTGGCCATCCAGTGATAGGCCAGTGATAGGAATTCATGAAGTTGTGGGCGTTGTGCCGAGTAAGCAACTGTATTTCATCATTCAAATCAAGATTTAACAACAGCAGTTATGTATGACGAAGAAAACAAGGCACATGAAGCGGTGTGTGCAAACCGCCATGTGCCTTGTTTCAATTTGGTGCAATACTGAAAACCCCTGAGTGTTTTAGTAGCCTATGGTGAAGCGCTCCTTGTGGTGAGCAGGCTTCTCCAGCTCGTCGACCATGGCTGCAGCATAGTCCTTCACCGAGATGTGGCTTGTGCCAGTGGTCTTGTCGACGATGAGGTCGTCCTTGCCCAGGCGGTACTTGCCCGTGCGCTCGCCCTGGGCGTCAAACTCGCCGGCAGGGGAGAAGAACACCCAGTCGATGTCGTTTTCCTTGGTGAGCTGGTTGAGGTAGAAGTCGCCCAACGGGCGCACGCCGTCAATGATTTCGGCAGGAATGGCACCCGAATCGACCACGCGCAGGCCAGGCTTCACAAATAGGGTGCCGGCACCGCCCACGATGAGCAGGCGCTCGACGCCGCTCTTCTTGGCAGCCACCACGATTTTAGGATAGTTCTCCTCGATGAGACGCTTGATGTCGGGATTGGCCCAACCTGGGTTGTAGGCCGAGATTACGGCATCCTTGCCACTGGCTATGCTGGCAATGGCATCAACGTTGGCCACATCCTCTTCTACTGCCGTAAGGTTGTCGTGCTTGGGCAGCTTGGAGGCATTGCGCACCACTGCTGTCACCTTGTGGCCACGATTGAGCAACTCGCTCAAGATGGCCGACCCTACAAATCCTGTTGCACCGATTAACACTACATTTTTCATTTCTGTCGTCCTTTCTTTTTCTATGAGTTATCATTTTGTTTTGCAACGCAAAGTTATAACCACTTTGCACCTCATGCAAGAGGGTACTACGGGCATAAAAACGAAGCGAGCAACGGTGTGAATGTCGGTTGGTCGTGAAAAGCGTTGATATTCAGTGCGTTTGTGGATTAAAGAGGTGGACCGACGGGAAAAACGAAACGTGCAAAAACTTGAATTTGCTTTAATCGGGGTTTAATTTTGGGGGCAACCTGTTTAATGACCCTTTAATCGGGCTTTAACCGGGCTTTAATTGGCTTTAATATTGTGCGGCTGCATGGCTGGGTTTCGCCGGCTGTGTGGCCGCTTCTGCGTGTAGCCGGTAGAATGGTGCGAAAATGCACAGAGGTCGCGAAATCCAAGCGTTTACGGCGTTTCTGGGGCTTGTTGCAGTAGATTGGCAGGATAAGAGGACGGCAGGGGCAACGCGCCCGTGCGCGTAAGTGTGGACGTGGGGCATGCTCTGTTTACAGGTCGTTAAATACGTTGTTAAATTTCGGTGGCTGCCGCCTGCTCCGGAGTGCTGGAACCGGGTGCAGAGAGTGGCAAAAATTGTGTACGTTTCGTTTTTGAAATGGGGTTGGATATACAGTTGGACATACAGTTGGGTACACCGTGGCATATATGTAACTACCCCCTTTAAGGTCAAAAAAAACGCGAAAATCGGCATTTTTGAGCCTTTAACACCCCCTTTAATCCCAAATTTGCCCCGTTAAACAACCCGGTAAAAAATCGTTTAACTAACTGATAATCACTATTAAATTCGTTTATACGCCATAAAAGGCTATAAAAAACAGTGGAAACAGCCATTTAACGGGGTTTAATGGGTGTATATGGGGACACGTTGGGGAACACGCGATAACCACCTAACCAGCATTCGCAGTATGTTCGATGTTGGCACCGCCAGCAGTTTTTTCCAACCTACGTTCAAGCTGATTAATGCGTTCTTTGAGACGACCAATATCTTCCGCTTGTTGTCTAATTGTATCGTCTTTTGTCGAAAGCATTTCAATCAGTTTTATTTCCACTTCAGATGTGCGCCGAATATCCTGTGCACGGCGTTCTTCCTCACTCCGAAAGTCAAATGCTTCCCCCTTACCGGTAATGAGCCATTCGATATTTACTTCCGCAAGTGCGGAAACCTTTTCAATCACTTCAAACGAGGGGTTGCCCTGTCGTTTGCCGGTTATATTATCAACAACGGACGGAGTAACGCCAATTGCAGAAGCAAAGGCACTTTTATTGCCTCCATATAAAATCCTGATTATCTTGCCGAAGCGCTCGTTTATAGTCATGCCCTAAAAATTATTTTTCCTCAAATGCGTAATTTTATCGCTGAAAAATTTTTATTTTCCGCAAATGCGTATTAACTTTGCAGCGTGTTACTGAGGTTACAAGCGCCAAAGGTACAAAAAAAAGCGCAGGTAAGCAAGGAAAGCACAGAACTAAATCAGTTAGAAACCAACGTAAACGGACAATGAAAGCAACAAAATTAACAATCGGATTCCGCGAGTGGTCGAAGCTGGCCGACTTCGTGGAAACAATTAACGAGGAGGACGAAATGGTGGCCTATCAGATAGACAACACCACGGCCCTGCTTGTAGCCGCCGGCGAATGTGGCCTTGCCTGGATAGAGGCACAGGCTGCACAGTGGTTTGAGGATTATTACACGACAATCGTAAAGTAAAAGGATATGAGAACAACAAGCAGCTACATTAAAGTGAGCGATGAGGCCAAAACGAAATTGGCGCGTCTGTTTCAAGTAGAAGAGAAAACGGTATATCTGGCACTGACATACCGCAGGAACTCTGACAAAGCCCGCAAAATTAGATATATCGCAGTGCGCGATTGTGGCGGGGTGCCTATGTGCCACTGCCCGGAGTGTGAAACGCTTCACGAGATAAAAGAGGGCGACCGCCAGCTCATGGTGCAGAACTTCAACAATGGCGTAAAGCTGGAGATTGATAAGAGCACGGGCGACGTAGTTATCTACGACCGCCGGGGCGACGTACTCCAGACCAAGAGAATAAAAGAGATTCCGGAACTTTCGGAACTGCAACTGTATGCTGAAAGCCTTTGAGTATGGAGACAATTAACGGAACAATCTGCATAAGCCACGCCGAACTAACCGGGCGCATAATCACGACCGCGAACCTTAACGCACTGGTGCGTAAAAATCAGGTCAAGCAAATGCGCAAGGGCGGCAATGGGCGGACTGCGCTGTATGCCGTTGAAAGTCTGCCGCTGAAATGGCGGACCGAGGTTTACAAGCGTTACCCTGATTTACAGGAGCAGGCCGACAGCCGGGAATTTATAGACACCGTGGAGCCGGACGGCAAGGCACTGAGTTTTTACCAGGACTATAAGCTGAGCGACGGGCGTAACCTACCCGATGACAAAGTGCTGGAGTACGCAAGCAACGCAGCCATAATGAACGCATTTCGCCGTCGTTGGGAAGCTCATGTGAGCAAGCGACAGCGCAGCGGCAAGCGCACGACACTGGCAAAAGAATTTTGGAGCCGGGCAGCGGCAGCATTACCCCGTCTGGCCGACCACTTCCCCCACTCACTGCCCGGCAGCCCGCGCCGCCTGCAAATGAAATTCGCGGAGTATGTCAGCAGCGGTTATGAGTGCTTTATTTCCGGAAAATTCCTGAACGGCAACGCCGGTAAGGTGCTGACTGATGAACAGACCGGTTATTTGGCGACCCTGATAAGCAATCCCAACAACGTTCAGGACACAGTTGTGGCTAAGTTCTACAACGCCAAAGCCCGGATGTTGGGGTGGAAAGAGATAACGGCGGCAGCCGTGGGTGTATGGCGTGAAAAACTGCAATTAGAGGCGGCAGCCGGGCGCTTAGGCGTTACGAGTTTCCGAGCCAATAAGACTATGCAGGTAAAGCGCAGCCGTCCGACCGCCCCGTTCCTGATGTGTTCACTTGACGGCTGGACTGTAGAGCTGCTGTACCAAAAGACGAGAACGGACAAAAAGGGGCACAACGTAACGACCTACACCAACCGCCTTACAATCGTGGTGGTGCTTGACCCTTGTGTTGATTATCCCATGGGCTACGCAGTGGGCGACCACGAGTGCCCGGAACTTATAAAAGCGGCATTAAGGAACGCCGCGATCCACAGCCGGGAGATAACCGGCGAAATGCTGAGATATAACCAGGTGCAGAGCGACCGCTACGCAATAAAGAGCATGACCGAGCTATATGCTGTGTTAGGCGACAAGGTAATACCGGCACAGGCCCACAATGCGAAAGCGAAGCCGGTAGAGCCATATTTTAACCACCTCAACACGACATATTGCCAGCTGTGCCCGAACTGGTCGGGCTTCGGTGTAACGACAAACCCGAAACGTCAGCCGAACAGTGAGGCACTGAACAAGCGCCGCCATAGCTTCCCTGATGAAGCCGGACTGCGGGCGCAGATAGATGAAATGATGAGGTTGGAGCGGCAGCAGAAAATCGGCAAGCTCATGGAAAAACTTGCTAACCTGAAACCGGAACACCGGCTGCCGATGAGCAGGGAAATGTACCTGTTGAATTTCGGTGCTGAAACCGGCTTTAAGAACGTGCTCGAGGGCTGCGGTCTGCGCCCGACCATTTTAGGCATGAAGCGTGATTATGACTGCTTCGACCTCACATTCAGAGATCACGCCTCAGAGCGTTGGACGGTGAAATATGACCCTGACGACCTGCACGAAGTTCTGGCAGTCAGTGAGGACGGCACCCGGCGCTATATGCTTGAGGAAAAATATGTGCAGCCCATGGCGCTTGCCGACCGCAAGCCGGGCGATGCAGAGCAGCTCCAGCGAGTGCACGACTATAACAAAGCACTGGAAGCGGAAACAGGGCGGAGACTTGCCGACCACTTCGAGGACGCCCGGCGCGTAATTGAACGTGCGGCCGAACTGCCGATACACGGGACCCCGGCGCTGGGTGCTTGCATAGAGGACAGGCTGTTGCTGACCGACAGCCGAGGACAGCACAAAGATAACCGCAGCCGCAAACGGCTTGCTGCCGCCGACATTGAAGCCTTAGAGGTGGAGACCGTGGAAATACCGGTAACACGCCAGGGCGATGAGGTGGAGAATGTAACAGTAAATGATTATTCAATTTTTTAAGACGTAAAAGGACATGACAACAGAACAGAAAAAACAGATCACCGAACAGCTCCGGGCCTATTGCGGGCAAAAAGGGAGTCAGAACAAAGCGGCCAACAGCCTTAACGGTGTGAGCAGCGCAACAATCAGCAAGGTGCTTGCGGGCAACTGGGACACCATAGCCGACGACATGTGGCGCAGCATAGCCGCGCAGACCGGGAGCCATGAGGCCAAAGGGTGGCAGGTAGTGAAGACCCGCGCATACGAGGTAATGACATTCACGCTGCGGAGCGTTCAGACGGACAGCCTGACCGCCGCCGTAATCGGGGGCGCCGGGAGCGGCAAGACCGAGGCAATAAAGAACTACACGGCGGCAGGGCGCAACGTGTATCACATGGTCTGCTCCGAGTATTGGAACCGGCGCACGTTCATGGCGAAACTGTTGCAGAATATGGGCGCGACCGTAGCCGGCACGACCGTAAGCGACATGATGGACAATATCGTAGACACATTGAAGCGCAAAGAGTCGCCGCTGATAGTGCTGGACGAAGCCGACAAGCTGAGCGACCAGGTGCTGTATTTTTTCATAAGCCTGTATAATCAGCTCGAGGACCAGTGCGGCATAATATTGACCGCGACCAGCAACCTGAAAGCGCGGATTGAAAAGGGGCTGCGCCTGAACCGCAAAGGCTATGCGGAAATATATAGCCGCATAGGGCGTAAGTTTGTAGAACTGCCCCTGCCAAACAGCGAGGACGTGGCCGCTGTATGCGTTGCCAACGGTGTGAGCGACACCAAGGCAATAAACAAAGTAATCGACGAAAGCGACGGCGACCTGCGACGCGTTAAACGCAGCGTGTGGGCGATGCTGAAAGGGGGTGCGGCATGAGCGAAAAAATAACAGTAACATTTTCGGACGGTAAACGCCGAGTGTTAAAAAGCCCCGACGAGATAGAAAACATAGACGCACGACGCACCGCCCTTTTTGTGTTCAATAATTTCCAGGTGTATAGAGGAACGACAGACGGGGAGGTTGACGAGGACGGCGATTTTTGCCTAAAAACAGACCGTTCGACCATACCCGGGACGCTGGGCATTGGCTTGCCGTTTGCCAGACTTATCGGCTGGGCTTATGAGAACCCCAAGAGAGCAAAGAAATGAAACAGGCTGTAAATAAAAGATACCTTGCACAGTTTGACCTCGTGCCGTTCTGGGTGCCTCAGGTGCTCCAGGACTGGCTCGAGGAGGGCTGGGCGGTAGACATTACCGTGAAGCGTATAAAAGGCCGCCACGGCGCAAAAATGGTGCGTGTGGAAATCAAAGCAAGTACCAGAGAGGACCTGGAGGCGAAGCGCAAAGCATTTAACGCGATGATTGAGGCACAGGGCTACGGCCCTGATGCCAACAAATAACAGAGAGATGAGCAGAGCGATAAGCAATAAAAACGTGCTGGCGGCGCAGTTTGAGACCGCAGACTTTGACGGCCCGTTTCTGGCGAGCTTCGGGCGTCCGGAACTCCGCGGTGTGTGGATAGTCTGGGGCGGCAGTGGCAGCGGTAAAACGACATTCACGCTCCAGCTCTGCAAGTATCTGGCCGGCTTCCGTCGCGTAGCCTACGACAGCCTCGAGCAAGGGCTGAGCCTATCGCTGCAAAAGGCATGGGAACGAGTTGAAATGGCAGAAGCAGGCAGCAACATAGTATTGCTGAATAAAGAGCAGCTCCCGGAATTGCGCGAGCGTCTGGACAAACGGCGCAGCCCTGAAATAATCATAATTGACAGTCTGCAATATCTGGACGGCTTCAATAAGCGGAGTTTCCAGAAGCTGAAAAACGACTACCAGGACAAACTGTTCGTGTTTATATGCCATGACAAAAACGGGAACCCGGACGGCAAACTGGCGACATTCATACGCTACGATGCAGAGATAAAAATCAAGGTCGAGGGCTTCAAAGCATTTGTAACCACACGGTACGAGGACCCGGCCAACGGCGAAGGCGGTGCAGACTTCATTATTTGGGAACAGGGCGCAGCTGACTACTGGGCCGGACAAATCTAAGCCGGAGGCCGGCAGCCAATAATAACAACTCTTACAGTAATTAAAATGGCAAAAGAAAATAAAACAATGGACGAAATACACCGCGGGCTCGTAAAAAAGTACCACACCCTTTGCACGGTCCTGGGACTTGATGCCGATGCCAAGCGGGCGATCCTGTCAAGCTGGGGCGTTGAAAGCAGCCGCGACCTGACACAGCACCAGTTAATCGATATTTGCGCGAAGCTGAGCGAGCAGGTGGACCACAAGCAGGGAACTGCGCGACTTGACAAACTGCGCAAGCAGGTAATTGCAGCAATAGGCAGCTGGCTCAGGGAAACCGGGCAGACGCAGAACATATCAATCATTAAGGGCATAGCGATGCGCGCCAGCGGCTACGTCGAATTTAACAAGATACCGAGGGAGCGGCTGCGCAACCTCATAGCGACATTTAACAACAAGGTCAAGGACGCCCGGGCGGTCGATGAACTGACAGATGCGATGCTGATGCAGCACTATACGGCAGGGCGTGAATTTGACCCCACACTAAACTAAGATTGACAATGAGCAAAGAACTGGAAAGAATTAAAGCCTACGTGCTGGAGCAGACCGAGGGAATGGCTGAGAACGCCAAAATCGAGTTGCTGGACGCCCTGGCATGGTGGGCGAGCGAGGAAGCCGGATCACTCAATTTTGAGAGCCCGGACGTTGAGAATTACGATGAATAACGCTGAGCGGTGTAAAAGGACACACACCGAAACAGTTAAACACAATTTAATAACCACTTAAAACCCATTTAACAATGAGTGAGCAAGTAACAATGAGTGCCGCCGAACGCGCCGAATGGGAAGCGTTCAAGGCAGAAAAGGCCAAAAAAGAGGCCGCAGAAGCACGCAAACAGCAGCGTGAGACTTACGCGCAAATGGTCGATGACGAGCTGAGCCAGGCAATCCCCGAGCTGTTGAACCTAAGCGGGGAAATCAAGACCGTAAAAGATACGGTTTTCGGTAATTTTGCGACCATACTTGACATGAAAGCCGAGTTATTCGGCACCAAGGACGGCGGCCAATACAGCCACACATTCACAAACCGTGACAGCACCCTGCGCCTTACCCTGGGCGTTAATACGGTGGACGGCTACCGGGACACCGTGGAGGACGGTATTGCAATGGTGCGCGCCTATATCGAGAGTTTGGCAACCGACGAAAAGAGCAAGGCACTTGTGTCGGCAGTTCTGCGTCTGCTGAGCCGCGACGGACAAGGGAACCTCAAGGCAAGCCGTGTGCTGCAACTCCGCAAAATGGCGGAGGAAAGCCACGACGAGCAATTCCTGGAGGGCGTGAAAATAATCGAGGAAAGCTATCAGCCGAGCATTACACGCCGCTATATCAGTGCCAAGCGCAAAGACCCGAAGACCGGGGCGTGGGTGAGCATACCGCTGGGCATTACCGACGTGGACCAGCTGCCGGACAATGAAACGGCCCCGGAACCTGGCGCAGATGCGGAGGAAATCGAGGCGGAAGTAGCCGAATAAAAAAAGCCGCGCCGACGTGCTAAATGAATAGCCGGACGCCGACGCTGAGCCTTGTGTAAAAGGACAGTGCAAAAATACAAATAAATCGGTGAATGGCAAAGAAAAAGCGGCACAAAAGTACATTGGCGCGCGCAACACAGGTGAAAAGACTGACAGCGCTACACTATGAGGCCGGAAATCAGGCCAAATGTTACAAAGCAGTCTGGCGGGTGTGGATATATCCGGAATTT
This window contains:
- a CDS encoding IS1380-like element IS612 family transposase, producing MQQTVKLGKVQIKFEKLTPFGGIFSIMEKFDSMLSPVIDSTLGQRCSSIFGYQFSEIVRSLMSVYFCGGSCVEDVTSQLMRHLSYHPTLRTCSSDTILRAIKELTQENISYTSDQGKTYDFNTADKLNTLLINALVSTGELKEIEEYDVDFDHQFLETEKYDAKPTYKKFLGYRPGVYVIGDKIVYIENSDGNTNVRFHQADTHKRFFALLESQNIRVNRFRADCGSCSKEIVSEIEKHCKHFYIRANRCSSLYNDIFALRGWKTEEINGIQFELNSILVEKWEGKCYRLVIQRQRRNSGDLDLWEGEYTYRCILTNDYKSSTRDIVEFYNLRGGKERIFDDMNNGFGWSRLPKSFMAENTVFLLLTALIHNFYKTIMSRLDTKAFGLKKTSRIKAFVFRFISVPAKWIMTARQYVLNIYTENRAYAKPFKTEFG
- a CDS encoding zinc-ribbon domain-containing protein; translated protein: MENFCSKCGNQLSIGDKFCNK
- a CDS encoding NAD(P)-dependent oxidoreductase, with translation MKNVVLIGATGFVGSAILSELLNRGHKVTAVVRNASKLPKHDNLTAVEEDVANVDAIASIASGKDAVISAYNPGWANPDIKRLIEENYPKIVVAAKKSGVERLLIVGGAGTLFVKPGLRVVDSGAIPAEIIDGVRPLGDFYLNQLTKENDIDWVFFSPAGEFDAQGERTGKYRLGKDDLIVDKTTGTSHISVKDYAAAMVDELEKPAHHKERFTIGY
- a CDS encoding XRE family transcriptional regulator, producing MTINERFGKIIRILYGGNKSAFASAIGVTPSVVDNITGKRQGNPSFEVIEKVSALAEVNIEWLITGKGEAFDFRSEEERRAQDIRRTSEVEIKLIEMLSTKDDTIRQQAEDIGRLKERINQLERRLEKTAGGANIEHTANAG
- a CDS encoding AAA family ATPase, with protein sequence MSSATISKVLAGNWDTIADDMWRSIAAQTGSHEAKGWQVVKTRAYEVMTFTLRSVQTDSLTAAVIGGAGSGKTEAIKNYTAAGRNVYHMVCSEYWNRRTFMAKLLQNMGATVAGTTVSDMMDNIVDTLKRKESPLIVLDEADKLSDQVLYFFISLYNQLEDQCGIILTATSNLKARIEKGLRLNRKGYAEIYSRIGRKFVELPLPNSEDVAAVCVANGVSDTKAINKVIDESDGDLRRVKRSVWAMLKGGAA
- a CDS encoding ATP-binding protein translates to MSRAISNKNVLAAQFETADFDGPFLASFGRPELRGVWIVWGGSGSGKTTFTLQLCKYLAGFRRVAYDSLEQGLSLSLQKAWERVEMAEAGSNIVLLNKEQLPELRERLDKRRSPEIIIIDSLQYLDGFNKRSFQKLKNDYQDKLFVFICHDKNGNPDGKLATFIRYDAEIKIKVEGFKAFVTTRYEDPANGEGGADFIIWEQGAADYWAGQI
- a CDS encoding DUF3164 family protein; translation: MSEQVTMSAAERAEWEAFKAEKAKKEAAEARKQQRETYAQMVDDELSQAIPELLNLSGEIKTVKDTVFGNFATILDMKAELFGTKDGGQYSHTFTNRDSTLRLTLGVNTVDGYRDTVEDGIAMVRAYIESLATDEKSKALVSAVLRLLSRDGQGNLKASRVLQLRKMAEESHDEQFLEGVKIIEESYQPSITRRYISAKRKDPKTGAWVSIPLGITDVDQLPDNETAPEPGADAEEIEAEVAE